The following are encoded in a window of Zea mays cultivar B73 unplaced genomic scaffold, Zm-B73-REFERENCE-NAM-5.0 scaffold_594, whole genome shotgun sequence genomic DNA:
- the LOC118475723 gene encoding 30S ribosomal protein S7, chloroplastic, whose amino-acid sequence MSRRGTAEKRTAKSDPIFRNRLVNMVVNRIMKDGKKSLAYQILYRAVKKIQQKTETNPLLVLRQAIRRVTPNIGVKTRRNKKGSTRKVPIEIGSKQGRALAIRWLLEASQKRPGRNMAFKLSSELVDAAKGSGGAIRKKEATHRMAEANRALAHFR is encoded by the coding sequence ATGTCACGTCGAGGTACTGCAGAAAAAAGAACCGCAAAATCCGATCCAATTTTTCGTAATCGATTAGTTAACATGGTGGTTAACCGTATTATGAAAGACGGAAAAAAATCATTGGCTTATCAAATTCTCTATCGAGCCGTGAAAAAGATTCAACAAAAGACAGAAACAAATCCACTATTGGTTTTACGTCAAGCAATACGTAGAGTAACTCCCAATATAGGAGTAAAAACAAGACGTAATAAAAAAGGATCGACGCGGAAAGTTCCGATTGAAATAGGATCTAAACAAGGAAGAGCACTTGCCATTCGTTGGTTATTAGAAGCATCCCAAAAGCGTCCGGGTCGAAATATGGCTTTCAAATTAAGTTCCGAATTAGTAGATGCTGCCAAAGGGAGTGGGGGTGCCATACGCAAAAAGGAAGCGACTCATAGAATGGCAGAGGCAAATAGAGCTCTTGCACATTTTCGTTAA